ATAGCCCCCCATacgtcaaacaaaaacacatcaggGAAAGCAAAATCTCCCAAAACGGAGTCCAGGGCCTCTGCAAAGTCATCAGGGTTCTTCTTGTCTTTACCGGCTTCCACGATGGTGGTTGCTGCAGAAAGTAGAAGAAGTGACTGATTTAGATGAATCCAGTTTAGACCGTAGCTATTTCCAGCTATATTTTTCTCAGCAgccaaatacaaaacaatgcaTCTAACCCTTATTTAGATGTGCTATGTCTTCTACCACCTAAAATGGCCAATTAATCGTATGACTTACAAGAGATTCAGGAGTAATCTCAAAGATGTCAAACTGTATTCATGGACCACCAAGCATGACATAAGCAAAGATGTGTGCCGCCCGaggcagaaaaaataaatgaaatctcCAATATTAATGCACTGTAGTTTAAATCACCTCTCATTTAAGTCTAAATACCATCTCAGAATTTACATGTTTTACATGTGCGTTTTTAAAAATCTAAACATTTGTTGTATTACATTTAAGTATTAAGCAAAGAGAATagcagagaaataaataattgacCTTTGTAAATGCTGTCCAAGCCATCGACTGTCTTCTTGGAAATCAGGCCATTGACCTCAGGGGTTTTTGGGAAAAGGCAAACCGCTAACAAGAGCAATTTTAATTACGTGTCCCATTGAAATTCCTCAATCATCCGAGGACCTCCGGAGTGGATATCACCCTCCCGTGTGTGCTAACACAATAAACTCCAATGATTGAAACACTTTTGGTTGCTTGCTGAGAAAATGGCCTGCAAAGATGCTGCTAGTTGAAAGTAAGCATCCAAAAAAGCATAGCTTTCAGTCCCATCATCACTATGAATTATCTGTGGTGGGTGTAAATTGTGAGAAACAATTTTTCCTTTAACCCCACCTCCCCGGTCTGAGGTTAGCTGGCCCATCTGAGCACGTGAGATAGTGAGTGAGGCAGCTTGTCACTCTATTACAGCCCACAGTAAACCCTGATGACTGCTGCATCTCTTTGTGAACATGGTACAAAAAGGGGATGTGTCTATTTCAAGGAGCCTACATTCATGTGCGTGATCTTACCCAGCTCCACATCTCTGATGCCCATGTAGCTCTCTAGGAGATCGTCCACTCTCCTGGTGGCCTGTTCATCAAACTCATTCTGCTGGCAGAGCGCAGGGGGGAAATACAGAGGTAGTGTGTGGAAAACATGTGGTGTTCACTCTGCAAATATGTTGATTCTAACTCTGACGGTATAACGTCTGCTTCCAAAACACGTGCGGCCGATAATATCTTGGTCGATTGTTTATCACTGCCATCATCATCTTTGTGTTATATACAAAAGGGAGTTGTTTAGGGTTTGTTTTATGTCGCTCCTCTGAATCGTGTGAACCTTTTCACCCTCCAAATTTCCTTCAAGGGgataaaatgtttgtatttaccTCCTAGCTCGTTGTCACGTGAGACATCCTGCATTGATGCGTAGGAAGTAAGAATACAAATGTTTGCAGAGTCAGTGCTGATAATTAATTCGGCCCAGTGGGGGTGTTCAGGTCAGTTTGGGGTCAGTTCAGTTCCTAATTCTCCCATAAAACAATCTATGCTTTAAGCACATCTATAAAACCCTAATATAATTAGTTTGAACACAAGATGAAAATGATGTAATCCGTCTTAAACAATGAAAGCCCTAATCATTTTTGtggtttgggtgtgtgtgtgtgtgtgtgtgtacacatatcCCTGACCCAGGAAATCTGGGACTCAAGCAGTCATTGTCCGGCAAAGCGTGTGAAACTCACCACTTCCTGAACTGTAGCAGTCCCCTTGGAGCGAAGCCGTAGCGTCTCCCTGCCGTTCGCCATCTTGCCCTCAGTAGATTTTGGCGCTCTGGTCCTCATTCCGATCATgtctgagcacacacacacacacacacacacacacacacgccgacaTGAGGCTGACCATTAATCCAACTAATGAGACTATTTTGGGTTCTGCGGTCGGCTCTCAGAGCTTACTAGCACGTTCTTCTTCTATTGTTAAGCAAACTGTGCTGTGCTGTCAGAAATCAAAACTCAATATACACAGTGTAGGTTTCATGAGAACGACAGATTAACACTGACCAAAGCATTTCTCATCGCTCACAACAGAAAATTCAACATTCCTCTCTGGATGGACCGTTGTTCATCCTCAGTTTACCTGAAGGCACCCGTCTAATGCGGCTGGTTTTATAACCAATGAATAAGTAATACTTTTTAAAGTCATGACAATCCATTATTCAAATTCCAGTTTGCAGTCTCTTGTGATGTTGCGTCTCATTTAAACAAAGAACAACATTGATCAAAATCCTGTCTCCAGTTACGGAAGAGTTCTGTAATAAAGTGACTGTGATTCATTTCCATCTATTTCCTATTTCTACCTTTGCTGACTGAGAATCAGCTGATCGCCACGCGCCAAGTGACTGCAAAACAAATGACCTTCCCATAAGCCTCGGCTACACGTTGTACTGAGTCTGTTGACCTGCTAATGCAGGAAAGATGGTGAACGTAGTTGTGAGCCTGCTGATGTCAAAGCACACTAGTGTTGTTAGAGCCACAGGGTCTGTTTAAAAGACATATTTGCTCTCAGTATTACATATCATTTATTACAAATGGGAATTCATTTCAAGTCAGTAGTGTATGTCATGCCAAGAGTAAAGGTTATTATGGCTACTTCTTTTTGGTCCCTTTGCTAGCTTCTATGTGtgatttaaccttttaaatGTGACATCAGACCTAAAGCTTACTGGAGCTTACACTTGCCTGTTCCTCTGTACACCacatagaaatattaaattaatatgACTAACATTTAGGGCCATAATAAAGTCACAGCTCTGTTACATTAATGATTCTAATTGGCGTAATGCCTCATTTTACACCTTAAATCTTATCCATCTGATGCAGATTAGGCAGGTAGTcatgtgttggtttgtttgaaTTATCGACCAATTCACGGGTATGAACATTGGGACTTTTGGGGTTTATACAGAGAAATGAAGGGATGTGGTTTGATAATATTTACACCTATTTCAAGATCCTTTGCATAAACAGTTTCCCCAAATCTGATACCAAGTGTGTTCTGTTCTGTTTACGCCTCTTTGTTCTGAACACAGCAGCTCACAAGACAAAACGTTTGGGTCGACCTGGATGAGGGCGCGAGTAAAGCAcaagttgttttgtttaattaattcGCTCCCTCTCGATAGCACCGGTCGGCATGTTGTCAATATTGTGTGCTCATTGGTAACAGGGAATAAGCCTCTTGACCAAAGTTGCAGCTTCCTGTGGGAAGAGTGAGATTGTGGACTGTTGGGACTCCAGCCCAGTCTGCCACATCCACTCGGAAGAgggtctttccttttttcttctatgTGTTCCACACCAGATGCAACAAACAAGactgttgttgtcgttgtttttGCACATGAAATACGTCTTGGAAGGGAAGCGGCTTAATAATGGTGAAAGAGACTTTCCTGTCCTGAAGTTTCAAAGAGAACAGAAAGTTGCTCAGCGTGGGAGCAGATTTTGGGCATTCTTAAGAGGCTGTTGTTTGGTGATTAAAAGGATTAACTCCAACCAGGTCACTTTTACCCAATGAATTTACATGTATATTTATTGCTGGCAGTTAGATTGCTGATATCTATTTGAAAGTTCTTTCAGGTTCCAATGGCTTCTCGGCGGCTGCAGCTCCCCTCTGAATCCAAATCCTCCAGGCTCCCACCGTACCATCCTTCAAACAAGCCCTCAAAACCTACATCTTCAAACTCGCTTTCAAACGCTGACTCCTACATGACTCATTCTACAGTTTTCTCCagttctatttttttattttttttattttttttttagtgtttcTGTCCGTTTCTCTTATATGTACGTTTCTCTTACATTGTAAAGCATCTTTGGGTAcccataataaataaaaataagtattattattaaatatgtgTAGTTTCTTTGTATGTATAGTTTCAAACATAAGACACACGTATGAAAAGTGTGGCATTTTGTGTAACCAATTTCCTTACATTGGATCAATATTGTTTACACTGTTACATTTAGGAGACTGTTGATGATATATTAATGCTGTGAACATTGTGTAGAACACATTAAAGGTAATATTTAAGTTGATGTATGAAGTTTGTGTCTCTGATGTTTAATTAGGCTTAGGAGGTAAGGAAGCGTGTGTTACTGTCCATGGGGACTGCTTTCAGGAACTTCCTTCCTGTACAGCAGATTATGTCTGGAGTTGAATTGTAGactaagaaaacctaaaatattaaaatgcaatatgaattgCAGAGCAGTATGAACCTTGAATTTTCCTGAAAcgtttttaagtcttctctGGCAATACATGATTGACAACCAAAGGGTATTTCACAAACTGCATTTACAatggttcttttttcttttttacaaagtCCATCAATTTCATTCTGCAGTATTTCAGACTCGAGAACTAAATTTACCGACTGGCATTTTTCCCTGCAGAGCCACACGAGAGCATTTTCTGCCACAGCCAGTCGGCAAAGTCTTAACAGCCACTGCCGTAACACTGTTCAACTAATCATAGCTGAATAGTTTAACAACTTTTCCAGGCTCATTGGCAGATAGCCAGTGATCTCTATCATATTCCAGAGAAGGAAATCCATCATGCAAATGTCAGTGAATGGACAGTCGcatcataaaacaaatacacCCGCAGAAAACTGCACAAATTTCCAGCATGTGATGAGAGCAGGACGGTCAGACAAGAAGAACGATTATGTTTCATGTTTCCTGCTGTGTTTCGTTCCTGGGTCTCCGgactgaaggaaggaaggatcaATAAATCACACgtatgatgacatcattcatcgTACTGTATCCACGTTTGTCATTGTTTGTGGGTAACCACAACTGTAAATAAAACTATAATGTTCCCTTTTGAGCATTCCTGACTGATTTGAAGTTGTGTGTTTCGATTACCCAAACTGCATTTGTTCgacaaaacgtttttttttttcactcaccAAAGGCCTTCTTGGGCCCCACCAGGCGGAGAGTGAACGGTATGCCTCGAGGCTGCTCTTTCAGCATCTTGGCCACCTCGTAGTGTCGGCAGCCTACGATACTCTGGTCGTTGATGGCCTCGATGTGATCCCCGACACACACGGTCTTCAGCTGGTCTATGGTGCTGCCTTCTTTTATCCtctaagagagaaaaaagaaattgtaaCATTTCACAACGATTCCCAGTTTCCCCCCCACTCGCTCACCTTGATGAAGGCATATCCGGCCCCATTGTCGGTGATAGTGAGGCCTAACGCGTCTTCTGTCTttgtcacctccacctccttggTCTCCCCTCGGACGTGAGCGAAAATGAAGTCTTCCAGTCCGATCTGCCCCCCCAGCAGCTTCTGCATGTCCACTTTATGAGAGTTGAGGGTGCAGAACAGGATCTAAGGGGAACACATGCACCAGTTAGTCCTTTCTGTTAATCGGTGAGGTATCCAATGGGTACCAAAGTTCACTGTGCAATGATAATGATTGGTGATCGATTGTTATTTTGTATACATTTACCTTTTCAAATGAGTTCCTAAATCCTTAGTCACACATTAATCATTTAGaataaaagacaagaaaatgCACTGTAATATTTCAGAGGCATAAATAGTCCTTCGTACTTTCTGTAGCTGTGCTGTACAGAGActaaccagcagggggcagaacAGCTAAACGTTTGATTTAGTGGCCATTTTGTTGAGTCATGACTGTCATTACTCATTAAAGGTCTTTATAGATCTCAAGGTTAATGTTTAAGTCGGTCACAACATGCCGActatttgtttgttggtttaagGTGACGCTTTTAAATCGGGGTAGCTTTCAAAGCTTTATAGTTTTAAATTATTGATTGCAAATAAGAGTATTAAATTATTAcccttttatttctttctcaTAGAAGTCATGAAATCTTACTGAATACACCAGGGTACGCCataaaaaatgatgaatgtagaaatgaatgtgtttgcacaatttttatttgtttgttattcTGAAAACTAAGGTTAAAGTTTAAGTTTGTCTTTCTAATCCATAACGGAAATTCAAGATAACCTGGGCGACCTGTTATCTCTGTTGGAGCACTTCTTGTTAGGTATTGCTCACGGTAGTTCTCTTGGCAGGAAGAAGACTCTGACTGCAGTTCAAGGACTTTTTCGGGCATCCAGCTGTACTGTAATTTTATACTGTTCAGTCCACGGGAGGTCAAGGGAACTGCTGTCCTTCTCCCTATCACCAACTTATTGACTGATATTCCCCATAGAAAGTTTAGTATCTTGAATTCAGACTCCAGTTCAAGGTCTTGTAGAAATACGTGCAGATGAATCCACTTTTACAATTCTGCCtatgtttttattcatcactCCAATGTTTTCAGCTATTAACTGTCTGTTTTTTAAGTGAGTGGGAGTACATGACTTAAATCTATTATTGTTTTAAAGAGCGTTTTTACAATTCATGATTATGCATTTGGAACAAAGTAAGGCTCAAACCCTCGTATTGTTCACTATTAGTAATCTAACCGACCAATAACTAAAATGCTAATTCTTCCCTAGGTTTACCTAGGAAACACTTTACCCAGGACAAGCTACCACAGGCAAACACATATAAACAATGAAGAGTCTTAAATCCAATTGGACCAAACTATCTGAGCGTTAAAATACACCAGTTCCAGTCAGACTGCACACAAAGGACGGATACAAATATTCTTCTGTCCATCTTGAGCCACTGTGGGTAAGGTCGCAAACTAGATGTTGACAGTTAAAATGTtatcaatagtagaataatcaTTGAGGTGTGTATTTGTACTTTACTGGTGTAACGTGGTGTGTTGAGCTGACAGCTTATTCCTGTAACAGGTCGATATCTGGTAGTTAAGATCATCAAGGTCAGCTCCTATAAAGTGTGCGTCGCTTTATACCCTTTGATCTCCAGCCTTCACAGTGGCCTTCGCAACGCTGATAAGTGTTGGATACGGTTTGTGTTGAATAGTCATGGCTCTGTTCCAGTAATGGAGCTTCACGCAGAGCAGTGCATGACTACTGTTATTCCTGACACAAGTCAAAGTATTTTACAATTATATTCTTTTAGTATAATATTGAATTGCACAAACAAACCGTGTTTAATTCAGTAAACCAGACAAAACATGTAcatgcacaaaaaaagagaatccaTTGGCAACATTTCACGCCCTGCTAAAGTCTTCTTTGCACCCTCAGATCAGTCTATTGTTGCATCGACTTCCACCTGATCTGGATCTATGCATTAAAACGTCTGAATGAAAACCCCAAAACTGAGCCCAGCCATGAAAGGTCTGTGACATCTATTTGTGTACGCTGGCCTTTGGTATCAGTATCAGACTGCATTGAAGCTTGGCTAAAGGTTTAGTGGCCAGACCTTTTCTCAAGGAATCGGGCCTTGTGACAAGGCAGCAGCGTCCTGCTGTAACCTTACTGAAAAGGATCCAAATGACCTTTTTTATTTGCATCATTTTCATACTACTTTGGAAATACGGTTTATCTACTGTTTTACCGTAGATACCGTAGATAaaccgtatatatatatgtgtatatatatatatatatgtgtatatatatatggttttgTGTAAGGTTTCGTCCTTGAGTATTTCAGAAGGGAATTTTTACCCACAGAGGTCCGTGTCATGGGAAGTACCGTTTAGGATTtgaaaactgttttattttattttattatgtggCTCAGAAAGAACGTGTCAAAGTCAGAGAAAATAATCCTTTTGATGTCTTCAATGTTTATCTTGGACTTATGAAAGACAACCTGTGTTAGGGACAGTACCAGCATGTAATTGTTTAAATAGCTTGACATTTTGAGGACCTTTTTAGATCAATGTTACTATCTTCTAccatgttctttttattttttcacataaCTTTCAAAGCAAAAAGTTTTTAGTTTTGCTCTGTGTGTTGCGTGAGTGGTGTTTACTGACCGCGTATTATTATCAGGTTCTGTTTTCAGTATTGATCCTGGTCAAGgctcagacaaacacaaatttGGACAGAGAGTGTTGAGGTCAAATGATCTTCAACACTGCATCATGGCAAATAGCCTAGAATGAAAacctaaaatatatttacaactGGCCAACTAAGAAAGACTACCACAAATTAGCCAAATGATATTTACATGCAAAGCCGTGTTCTTTTATTACCTCTGATGGGGAAATGTTGAACACTTCGGCAATCTTTCCATACAGCTCCTTGACATTAGTGAATCCGTGAATGCGGCCCGTGGGACTCCCGTGAGCCAGCTGGGTGTGGAAAATGAGTCTGGGCCTGGGATATTCTGGCGGCCCCGGTGGTGGTGGCGAAGGGGGAAGCGGAGGCGCTGTGGGCTCCCCGCCGCCCTGATTCCGCCCCTGGTTCTGGGCCTTCTGCTCTTCCGGGGCCTCGGCCCCCGCCGCCCTTGAGTCCTGCGGGCTCATAGCCTCCCCCTTCTGCATCGGGCCCCAGCTTAGGTAAGGCCCTCCTCTGGGAGCCCTCGTGGTGAACTGCTCTGGCGAAGAGCGAGAAACTCTTGTCCTTTCCTCCCGCTCAGCAGAACCAACCGCCCGACCAAATAGCTTTTTGGGGTGAAGGGCGCGGATGAATTAGTGATGAGAGTGGCTTGGTAACAGAAGCTGGAAGAGGCCGACCAGACCCTGCCGGGTAGAAACCCGATACCCTTTAAGACGAGGGTTGTGTGTGTTACACCTGAGCTTCTCACgtgcagagaaaacaaacaaaacccatCAGGTAACGTTCTTTTTTCATGCACACGACAAGCGTCAGACTCTAATCCGGCCGTGTCAGTTCTGTTCCCAAGTGTGACATTCCTCAGCGtatcttaaaaaacaaaacgaatTTCCACGGTGGGCTCGCTTGGAGATGGCCACAGACAATGTCCCAGTGTTAGAGGGTAAGATGATATCATTGGATAGGGAGTAAGGTGCTTCCCCCCTTCGCTGGCCTCATTGAGGGAAATCAGCAGTTGCTGAGGTGAATCCTTGGTGGCGCACTGACCTTTTTAACCCGACAGACTGACAAGCACAAGTTTTTATGTGTCAATTTTTCAACCCTACTGCACAAAAATGTGCGTACGCATGACCGGAAAGCCCGCAAAGTGATAACACGAGATGTCCTATAAATAAACTACCAGAACCGTATGTACTGTAATATGTATGACTAAAAACATTCCTGTTAAACTGGAGTCCTTGACAGATCCGGATTGAAAGAGATAAATGACTCAAATAGTCCGATAAGGGACTTCCACTTAGGTCTGATGACCTAAAGGTGGAGCGTGCAGCGACAGGAGGCTGCTTTGCTAACGGACTGGTCAGACTTTCTCCCATGTGACTAGTTGCTCGTGTGcaacacaagcacacaggcAGGCCGGGACAATCAAAAATCCAAATCTGATCTGAAAAAGATCACAATTTAAAATCCCAGCTGGGAATGTGAACTGTATTTCCATTGAAATTAAGATTCTTGAGATTTCGCACTAACATTCTGTCAGGACGAATAGTATCTAATAAAAGAGGTTTGAGGTGCTCCAGTCATTGGCTAATTTAGAAAAGGTTTGCAATTTGAATGGTTATCACAATTCCATTACAAGCTAATTACAAGCTGTTTTCACTTCACATCTTTCATATATTTACGTTGCTTTATCCCGCGTTACATATTGGTAACTGCTTGGAAAACATATTAAGACAAATGTAGAAGTCATGATTGTTTTTTACTGCTTCACAAGCATTCTGACACACCTGCGCTGTCATGTGTACGGCTGCAGCTGTCTGTGCGTCATGGCcttgtttttcaggccaaggtgtTGCCAGCCTCTCAAGGTTAGTGTTAACACCAGCAGCTGATAATAAGGATCACATCTCTTTTGCAACAAATTATCCTGTTGGTTAAGGACTTCTCGCTTCTCTAATCTCGCAGAGACATACACGGTAACCTCGATCCATATTTTATGAAGCAAACAAACTGACTTAAGCAACGTCGGAGATAACAAACCAACTAGGGTTTCCCAGATGTGTACAAAAGTATAGAAGGACGCAAAAGTAATGAAACGTGCACGTTTCAGAACCGTAACAGCCGCCCAAAAGCTGCAATGATGTTTGCCAAAGTGCATTTTAAATACGCCCGTCTTATGTGACACTCGGCTCATTGCTCGTGACTAGATGGTGTGTCGCTTACAAATATTGACGACATCAATGGTGAATTATTCAGGCGTGGTGACTCAGAGTGTTAATATTAGCGAAACGCGTGGTCCCATAGGACAAAAAAGACTTTGCAGTGAcgaataaacatttattctattttcttatTTGTTTCGATTTGAAGTAGTTGACACACTGGAATACACTTTTCATTCAGCAGTGACAGTCTACTGCGCCGAATTTCACCTCAATTACTCAGTGTCTTCACTACAGATCAAGGGGCCTCAAGCTAATGGCGATATGGTTCGACAACCGCGAACCAACTCGAAACGTGTCATGAAGGCTTTTGTGAGTCCTGGACCCTTGCGTGGTACCCCGCACTGTCCAATTGTGCAGCCAGCTTTCTCTGTGACGAATCCATACAGACAAGCATGTCATCGCCTACGCTGCATCGAAACCCCCTCGTTGCATCACACACTTCCCTGTTTTGAAGCGTGATGTCCTCCTCTCTATCCGCTTTGTTCCgtgccgggggaggggggggggtgcggcgGAAGGGAAGACCTGTGGGCCGACTGGTGTGGGGCAGATTGCGTGAGTGGGTGGGTGGTGTGTACGTCGTGTCAAGTGACGAATAAGACAGTGCTTTTTCTGTTCCTGGTGCCGTGGCAGCGCCTGAGCTGCCAAAGTCAGAAAAAAAGGGGCTTTCAGTGTAAAGatgtatgtgtatttctttttgtagtTGCCCGATAATGACTGATTATCTTTTTTGTATGTCATCTAGGTGTGCATCAAGCATCCTCCAGTGGGGTGTCTGATTGAACTGTGTTTCATTAACTCACTGATTTGTCATGACGTGATGTAACGGTGACCTACAGACACATTTTGGGACaataaaatcacaaattactgAAATATTGCTGTtcaaaattttaaatatttgccTCTATAGGAATTATCAAACatgatattattctatttcaGCAAAgatattatgtgtttttatttttcatagtGACCCCTCCTCACATAGAGGTCAAAGCTCAGGGACAGCTACAGAAAACCCTCATACACCTTGTTAAGGGACACTTTAGGTAATTGCCTTAATAGGAGGTGCAAACCATCTTACAATATAAAATCTACTAAAACACCTTCATggagcacatttcatttttatgctATAGCATTATTATAAAAACATCCGTCAGTCACAAGTAACACACCGACAATCATTGTGACTAAAATGTGACTTAGCTGATGATTGAGCCGTATTTAGCCTTTTGCACAGCAGGCTTGTCACTTTGCTATTTGTTACAAAAGTCGGTCAGTTTAAATTCCCCGTTTTACTCGATGGGTGCTGCCAGCTCTTGTTGTGCTCCTCATTTGTGCAACTGCTCGTTTTTTGAGGAGTGTCCCAGTTTAAAAGCCCAAATGTAACAAAGATAATTGAAAATAGCAATGTCACCATATTCAGATGAAACATGTGAGCTATATCTGCAATAGTAATTACTATTTTCTTTATAGCACATAGTATAGATTCAACCTCTTACAATATAATTCAGCTCTTTGTTTGTGGATGTAAAGCAGCATGTAAAGCAGCCCCACCCTGTTGGATCAGTATAGTTATTTCCTCTGACGGATAAGTGTCGTGTGGCAAACATATGACGCTGCTGCAAATCTACAACGTTTTTTCGGTATATTTTGTTCATACGTGAAATGTTCAAATTTGCATCTATCATAATATAACAGCACCAGTGAAATCAAAAGGAATGTGTTCCCTATCCTCCGGGGTCTCACGTCGGG
This Gasterosteus aculeatus chromosome 8, fGasAcu3.hap1.1, whole genome shotgun sequence DNA region includes the following protein-coding sequences:
- the gipc3 gene encoding PDZ domain-containing protein GIPC3 isoform X2, whose translation is MQKGEAMSPQDSRAAGAEAPEEQKAQNQGRNQGGGEPTAPPLPPSPPPPGPPEYPRPRLIFHTQLAHGSPTGRIHGFTNVKELYGKIAEVFNISPSEILFCTLNSHKVDMQKLLGGQIGLEDFIFAHVRGETKEVEVTKTEDALGLTITDNGAGYAFIKRIKEGSTIDQLKTVCVGDHIEAINDQSIVGCRHYEVAKMLKEQPRGIPFTLRLVGPKKAFDMIGMRTRAPKSTEGKMANGRETLRLRSKGTATVQEVNEFDEQATRRVDDLLESYMGIRDVELATTIVEAGKDKKNPDDFAEALDSVLGDFAFPDVFLFDVWGAIGETKTGRM
- the gipc3 gene encoding PDZ domain-containing protein GIPC3 isoform X1, which codes for MQKGEAMSPQDSRAAGAEAPEEQKAQNQGRNQGGGEPTAPPLPPSPPPPGPPEYPRPRLIFHTQLAHGSPTGRIHGFTNVKELYGKIAEVFNISPSEILFCTLNSHKVDMQKLLGGQIGLEDFIFAHVRGETKEVEVTKTEDALGLTITDNGAGYAFIKRIKEGSTIDQLKTVCVGDHIEAINDQSIVGCRHYEVAKMLKEQPRGIPFTLRLVGPKKAFDMIGMRTRAPKSTEGKMANGRETLRLRSKGTATVQEVQNEFDEQATRRVDDLLESYMGIRDVELATTIVEAGKDKKNPDDFAEALDSVLGDFAFPDVFLFDVWGAIGETKTGRM
- the gipc3 gene encoding PDZ domain-containing protein GIPC3 isoform X3, yielding MSTKRTRLQILFCTLNSHKVDMQKLLGGQIGLEDFIFAHVRGETKEVEVTKTEDALGLTITDNGAGYAFIKRIKEGSTIDQLKTVCVGDHIEAINDQSIVGCRHYEVAKMLKEQPRGIPFTLRLVGPKKAFDMIGMRTRAPKSTEGKMANGRETLRLRSKGTATVQEVQNEFDEQATRRVDDLLESYMGIRDVELATTIVEAGKDKKNPDDFAEALDSVLGDFAFPDVFLFDVWGAIGETKTGRM